The Dasypus novemcinctus isolate mDasNov1 chromosome 12, mDasNov1.1.hap2, whole genome shotgun sequence genome includes a window with the following:
- the IL2RB gene encoding interleukin-2 receptor subunit beta, producing MAAPAPSWCLLVLAVLLPLAVPGPAAAKNDAARLTCFYNSRANISCLWSQNGSSPAAPCFIRAWSDKRTWNKTCNLLPVRPGSWACNLILGPHAESQSLTAAELVSLSVTCCVEERNRTVASQTFKPFQNLRLMAPDSLQVVHVGIHRCNISWSVPQFSHYLTSYLQFEAQVRPLGRSWEETPSLALKQNQQWIFLVTLAADSLHEFRVRARTQGNGYTAEWSPWSQALAFRTRPAAPGKEPLTSWLGHVIVGLSGVFGFVLLVYLLANCQSFGPWLKKVLQCHIPDPSEFFSQLSSEHGGDFQKWLSSPFPSSSFNPGGLAPEISPLEVLERDAKALKLLLPQQDKSSSHDTSGHSLASCFTNQGYFFFHLPDALEIEACQVYFTYDPCAEEPDEGGPGAPAGSPLPALLPLPGEDDAYCTFPPGEDLLLFSPSLLGGPGSPNTALGGRGADEERLPPSLQGSTPGDLAPRPLETPSPGAPDLVGLHSPREAREEAPAPSPVEARGLPWATLPGHGQGRVLTSHLPLNTDAYLSLQELQDQDPAHSV from the exons ATGGCCGCCCCCGCTCCGTCCTGGTGTCTGCTGGTCCTCGCCGTCCTCCTTCCCCTGGCGGTCCCTGGGCCAGCGGCGGCCAAGAACG ATGCTGCCAGGCTCACGTGCTTCTACAACTCGAGAGCCAACATCTCCTGCCTCTGGAGCCAGAATGGAAGCTCCCCCGCCGCGCCCTGCTTCATCCGCGCCTGGTCGGACAAGCG AACCTGGAACAAAACGTGTAACCTGCTCCCCGTGAGGCCGGGATCCTGGGCCTGCAACTTGATCCTTGGACCCCACGCAGAA TCTCAGTCGCTGACTGCAGCGGAACTCGTCTCCCTGAGCGTGACGTGCTGCGTGGAGGAGAGGAACAGGACGGTGGCGAGCCAGACCTTCAAGCCCTTCCAGAACC TTCGCCTGATGGCCCCCGACTCCCTCCAGGTCGTCCACGTAGGGATTCACAGGTGCAACATAAGCTGGAGCGTCCCCCAGTTCTCCCACTACCTCACATCTTACCTGCAGTTCGAGGCCCAGGTCCGGCCCCTGGGCCGCAGCTGGGAG GAGACCCCCTCGTTGGCCCTCAAGCAGAACCAGCAATGGATTTTTCTGGTGACACTGGCCGCAGACTCCCTGCATGAGTTTCGGGTGCGGGCCAGGACCCAGGGGAACGGCTACACAGCGGAGTGGAGCCCCTGGAGCCAGGCCCTGGCCTTCAGGACGAGGCCTGCAG CCCCCGGGAAAGAACCTCTGACCTCTTGGCTCGGCCATGTCATCGTGGGCCTCAGTGGCGTCTTTGGCTTCGTCCTCTTAGTCTACTTGCTGGCCAACTGTCAGTCCTTCGGGCCGTG GCTGAAGAAGGTTCTGCAGTGCCACATCCCAGACCCTTCGGAGTTCTTTTCCCAGCTGAGCTCAGAGCATGGAGGAGATTTCCAG AAGTGGCTCTCCTcgcctttcccctcctcctccttcaacCCTGGCGGGCTGGCGCCCGAGATCTCCCCGCTGGAGGTGCTGGAGCGGGACGCCAAGGCCCTGAAGCTGCTGCTGCCCCAGCAGGACAAGTCATCCTCGCACGACACCAGCGGCCACTCTCTGGCCAGCTGCTTCACCAACCAGGGCTACTTCTTCTTCCACCTGCCGGATGCCCTGGAGATCGAGGCCTGCCAGGTGTACTTCACCTACGACCCCTGCGCAGAGGAGCCTGACGAAGGGGGGCCTGGGGCACCCGCGGGGTCTCCCCTGCCAGCCCTGCTGCCCCTGCCAGGGGAGGACGATGCCTACTGCACCTTCCCCCCAGGGGAAGACCTGCTGCTCTTCTCCCCCAGTCTCCTCGGTGGCCCAGGCTCCCCAAACACCGCCCTTGGGGGCAGGGGGGCTGATGAAGAGAGGCTGCCCCCCTCCCTGCAGGGGAGTACCCCTGGAGACTTGGCCCCCAGGCCCCTGGAGACTCCCTCCCCAGGAGCCCCTGACCTGGTGGGTCTCCATTCACCCCGAGAAGCTCGGGaggaggcccctgcccccagccctgtgGAGGCCCGTGGTCTCCCCTGGGCCACCCTTCCTGGGCACGGCCAGGGCAGGGTCCTCACTTCCCACCTGCCCCTGAACACTGATGCCTATTTGTCCCTCCAAGAACTCCAGGATCAGGACCCGGCTCACTCGGTGTAG